From Homalodisca vitripennis isolate AUS2020 chromosome 1, UT_GWSS_2.1, whole genome shotgun sequence, the proteins below share one genomic window:
- the LOC124360971 gene encoding LON peptidase N-terminal domain and RING finger protein 1, with the protein MSAMGQHEEAFVSFALCVALDSNGEIMRNELTRSLKRLLVPSSCGRRLCVKTRWNSPYFSPSHFLPTVNSSDCEDNSSGEDEYQMQKKTVPKVQVNRRLHKVFDRILQEVSRLKRLERKPVQLQIDEKAVDPTDFDCILCCRTLWQPVTTPCGHSYCVVCLERSLDYSSSCPLCMTSLTNFVGTHTKSVTRWLEEALMIGLPDIYSTRLLTYRQEIDELERSTEVPVFVCTTAYPTVPCPLFIYEPRYRGMIRRCVESGSRQFAISACTLPTKQTVSGNPPPLRARFADYGTMLKIEDWVLLPDGCSILTTVGVRRFQVLSRSEKDGYDTAQVRFIVDTPIPEHQLKDIQMLHARVLTKGRWWYSKMPPRLQNEIYCTLGEMPEPEADWTTLDDGPAWLWWLLAILPLSKSLQIAILSITSLGKRLRAIEKTLDHLAANSEAMVLAGVSPRITTSAAVS; encoded by the exons TCACTGAAGAGGCTCCTGGTGCCCAGCTCGTGTGGTCGCCGCTTGTGTGTCAAGACAAGATGGAACTCGCCCTACTTCTCGCCCTCACATTTCCTACCCACCGTTAACTCAAGCGATTGCGAGGATAATTCTAGTGGTGAGGACGAGTATCAG ATGCAAAAGAAGACTGTTCCTAAAGTGCAAGTCAATAGAAGATTACATAAAGTTTTTGATAGGATACTACAAGAAGTCAGTAGATTAAAAC GGCTGGAACGGAAGCCTGTACAGCTGCAGATCGACGAGAAGGCTGTGGACCCCACGGACTTTGATTGTATCTTGTGTTGTCGCACTCTATGGCAGCCAGTCACCACTCCATGCGGACACTCCTACTGTGTCGTTTGTCTGGAACGCAGTCTTGACTACAGTTCCTCTTGCCCCCTCTGCATGACCTCACTCACCAAT TTTGTCGGAACCCACACCAAGAGTGTGACGCGGTGGTTGGAGGAAGCACTGATGATTGGACTGCCCGATATCTATAGTACTCGCCTGCTCACTTACCGCCAGGAAATAGATGAGTTGGAACGTTCCACGGAGGTACCAGTGTTCGTCTGCACCACAGCATATCCCACAGTGCCTTGTCCACTTTTCATCTATGAGCCACGCTACCGAGGCATGATACGCCGCTGCGTTGAGTCTGGAAGTCGGCAGTTTGCCATTTCTGCTTGTACTTTACCCACCAAGCAGACTGTCTCTGG TAACCCACCACCTCTGCGAGCCAGATTTGCTGACTACGGAACCATGCTGAAGATCGAGGACTGGGTTCTGCTGCCAGACGGTTGCTCAATACTGACCACAGTAGGAGTGCGGCGGTTCCAGGTACTGTCCAGATCAGAGAAGGACGGTTACGACACGGCCCAGGTCAGGTTCATCGTAGACACTCCTATCCCTGAACATCAGCTGAAAG atatacaaatgctacatgcCAGAGTGCTCACCAAGGGCCGGTGGTGGTACAGCAAGATGCCTCCGAGGCTGCAGAATGAAATCTACTGCACACTGGGTGAGATGCCAGAACCTGAGGCGGACTGGACCACTCTGGACGATGGACCTGCTTGGCTGTGGTGGCTGCTGGCTATTCTTCCCCTCAGCAAGTCACTCCAG attgcCATCTTGAGCATCACCAGCCTAGGAAAGCGGTTGAGAGCGATAGAGAAGACTCTGGATCATCTAGCAGCTAATTCGGAGGCCATGGTTCTTGCCGGGGTTTCTCCTAGAATAACAACTTCTGCTGCCGTCTCATGA